The following coding sequences lie in one Arachis ipaensis cultivar K30076 chromosome B05, Araip1.1, whole genome shotgun sequence genomic window:
- the LOC110271812 gene encoding PTI1-like tyrosine-protein kinase 3 isoform X4 has product MFEAKNVCNQGLERSSIGVSDLRLFWELPSDFAIFIRDVKEGSFTRISRLLIFFSLETFEPQISDFGLAKWLPDQWTHHTVCKVESTFGYLPHKFFMHGIVDEKTDVYAYGVLLLELITGRQALDSSQKSLIMWAMINDIFAHRKPARIFGSVFYCMLLVMLPWP; this is encoded by the exons ATGTTTGAGGCAAAAAATGTATGCAATCAG GGCCTAGAGAGAAGCTCAATTGGAGTCTCAGATTTAAGATTATTTTGGGAACTGCCGAGTGACTTTGCTATCTTCATAAGGGATGTCAAAGAAGGATCATTCACAAGGATATCAAGGCTTCTAATATTCTTCTCTCTTGAGACTTTTGAGCCTCAG ATATCTGATTTTGGCCTAGCAAAGTGGTTACCTGACCAATGGACTCACCATACTGTTTGCAAAGTAGAAAGCACATTCGG GTACCTTCCCCATAAATTCTTCATGCATGGAATAGTAGATGAGAAAACTGATGTATATGCTTATGGTGTGCTATTATTGGAGCTAATCACTGGAAGACAAGCTTTGGATAGCTCACAAAAAAGTCTTATCATGTGG GCAATGATAAATGATATATTCGCTCACCGCAAGCCTGCAAGAATTTTTGGAAGTGTTTTCTATTGCATGTTACTG GTTATGCTACCTTGGCCATAG
- the LOC110271812 gene encoding PTI1-like tyrosine-protein kinase 3 isoform X2: MLTLMFTGLERSSIGVSDLRLFWELPSDFAIFIRDVKEGSFTRISRLLIFFSLETFEPQISDFGLAKWLPDQWTHHTVCKVESTFGYLPHKFFMHGIVDEKTDVYAYGVLLLELITGRQALDSSQKSLIMWAMINDIFAHRKPARIFGSVFYCMLLAGYATLAIGTEWIFRPKQEVISPVLCSYDVLLLLLTCFFLALLLFHYRNEIFLLGKKCSKISKFFYIRINF, from the exons ATGTTAACCCTGATGTTCACA GGCCTAGAGAGAAGCTCAATTGGAGTCTCAGATTTAAGATTATTTTGGGAACTGCCGAGTGACTTTGCTATCTTCATAAGGGATGTCAAAGAAGGATCATTCACAAGGATATCAAGGCTTCTAATATTCTTCTCTCTTGAGACTTTTGAGCCTCAG ATATCTGATTTTGGCCTAGCAAAGTGGTTACCTGACCAATGGACTCACCATACTGTTTGCAAAGTAGAAAGCACATTCGG GTACCTTCCCCATAAATTCTTCATGCATGGAATAGTAGATGAGAAAACTGATGTATATGCTTATGGTGTGCTATTATTGGAGCTAATCACTGGAAGACAAGCTTTGGATAGCTCACAAAAAAGTCTTATCATGTGG GCAATGATAAATGATATATTCGCTCACCGCAAGCCTGCAAGAATTTTTGGAAGTGTTTTCTATTGCATGTTACTG GCAGGTTATGCTACCTTGGCCATAGGAACTGAGTGGATTTTTCGCCCCAAGCAAGAAGTGATCTCTCCGGTGCTTTGTAGTTACGATGTTCTTCTTTTGCTGTTAACATGTTTTTTCCTTGCATTGCTCTTGTTTCATTATCGAAATGAAATTTTTCTGTTGGGGAAAAAATGtagcaaaatttcaaaattcttttacataagaataaatttttaa
- the LOC107643193 gene encoding uncharacterized protein LOC107643193, which yields MLRLIVDLVEATIFADNSEWRLLLVAKDTQLIDSIAEKQSQIFSEKCQKFLSSRQNFLKSKKFVESSTKALIVLNRDLGIFSAFKFSVSKQLLIGIRNMFRFIWCWICFRD from the exons ATGCTTCGTCTTATTGTAGATCTCGTGGAGGCAACTATCTTTGCTGATAATTCAGAATGGAGATTGTTACTA GTAGCCAAGGATACACAGTTGATAGATTCCATTGCTGAAAAACAATCCCAGATATTTTCAGAAAAAT GCCAGAAGTTTCTGAGCTCGAGGCAAAACTTTCTGAAGAGTAAAAAATTTGTTGAATCTTCAACAAAAG CATTGATAGTCTTGAATCGTGATCTTGGAATTTTCTCGGCTTTCAAATTTTCAG TGTCAAAGCAACTATTGATAGGTATAAGAAATATGTTTAGATTCATCTGGTGCTGGATCTGCTTCCGAGATTAA
- the LOC110271812 gene encoding PTI1-like tyrosine-protein kinase 3 isoform X1, producing MFEAKNVCNQGLERSSIGVSDLRLFWELPSDFAIFIRDVKEGSFTRISRLLIFFSLETFEPQISDFGLAKWLPDQWTHHTVCKVESTFGYLPHKFFMHGIVDEKTDVYAYGVLLLELITGRQALDSSQKSLIMWAMINDIFAHRKPARIFGSVFYCMLLAGYATLAIGTEWIFRPKQEVISPVLCSYDVLLLLLTCFFLALLLFHYRNEIFLLGKKCSKISKFFYIRINF from the exons ATGTTTGAGGCAAAAAATGTATGCAATCAG GGCCTAGAGAGAAGCTCAATTGGAGTCTCAGATTTAAGATTATTTTGGGAACTGCCGAGTGACTTTGCTATCTTCATAAGGGATGTCAAAGAAGGATCATTCACAAGGATATCAAGGCTTCTAATATTCTTCTCTCTTGAGACTTTTGAGCCTCAG ATATCTGATTTTGGCCTAGCAAAGTGGTTACCTGACCAATGGACTCACCATACTGTTTGCAAAGTAGAAAGCACATTCGG GTACCTTCCCCATAAATTCTTCATGCATGGAATAGTAGATGAGAAAACTGATGTATATGCTTATGGTGTGCTATTATTGGAGCTAATCACTGGAAGACAAGCTTTGGATAGCTCACAAAAAAGTCTTATCATGTGG GCAATGATAAATGATATATTCGCTCACCGCAAGCCTGCAAGAATTTTTGGAAGTGTTTTCTATTGCATGTTACTG GCAGGTTATGCTACCTTGGCCATAGGAACTGAGTGGATTTTTCGCCCCAAGCAAGAAGTGATCTCTCCGGTGCTTTGTAGTTACGATGTTCTTCTTTTGCTGTTAACATGTTTTTTCCTTGCATTGCTCTTGTTTCATTATCGAAATGAAATTTTTCTGTTGGGGAAAAAATGtagcaaaatttcaaaattcttttacataagaataaatttttaa
- the LOC110271812 gene encoding receptor-like cytosolic serine/threonine-protein kinase RBK2 isoform X5, whose product MFEAKNVCNQGLERSSIGVSDLRLFWELPSDFAIFIRDVKEGSFTRISRLLIFFSLETFEPQISDFGLAKWLPDQWTHHTVCKVESTFGYLPHKFFMHGIVDEKTDVYAYGVLLLELITGRQALDSSQKSLIMWLFLGNDK is encoded by the exons ATGTTTGAGGCAAAAAATGTATGCAATCAG GGCCTAGAGAGAAGCTCAATTGGAGTCTCAGATTTAAGATTATTTTGGGAACTGCCGAGTGACTTTGCTATCTTCATAAGGGATGTCAAAGAAGGATCATTCACAAGGATATCAAGGCTTCTAATATTCTTCTCTCTTGAGACTTTTGAGCCTCAG ATATCTGATTTTGGCCTAGCAAAGTGGTTACCTGACCAATGGACTCACCATACTGTTTGCAAAGTAGAAAGCACATTCGG GTACCTTCCCCATAAATTCTTCATGCATGGAATAGTAGATGAGAAAACTGATGTATATGCTTATGGTGTGCTATTATTGGAGCTAATCACTGGAAGACAAGCTTTGGATAGCTCACAAAAAAGTCTTATCATGTGG TTATTTTTAGGCAATGATAAATGA
- the LOC110271812 gene encoding probable serine/threonine-protein kinase PBL15 isoform X3, whose amino-acid sequence MFEAKNVCNQGLERSSIGVSDLRLFWELPSDFAIFIRDVKEGSFTRISRLLIFFSLETFEPQISDFGLAKWLPDQWTHHTVCKVESTFGYLPHKFFMHGIVDEKTDVYAYGVLLLELITGRQALDSSQKSLIMWAGYATLAIGTEWIFRPKQEVISPVLCSYDVLLLLLTCFFLALLLFHYRNEIFLLGKKCSKISKFFYIRINF is encoded by the exons ATGTTTGAGGCAAAAAATGTATGCAATCAG GGCCTAGAGAGAAGCTCAATTGGAGTCTCAGATTTAAGATTATTTTGGGAACTGCCGAGTGACTTTGCTATCTTCATAAGGGATGTCAAAGAAGGATCATTCACAAGGATATCAAGGCTTCTAATATTCTTCTCTCTTGAGACTTTTGAGCCTCAG ATATCTGATTTTGGCCTAGCAAAGTGGTTACCTGACCAATGGACTCACCATACTGTTTGCAAAGTAGAAAGCACATTCGG GTACCTTCCCCATAAATTCTTCATGCATGGAATAGTAGATGAGAAAACTGATGTATATGCTTATGGTGTGCTATTATTGGAGCTAATCACTGGAAGACAAGCTTTGGATAGCTCACAAAAAAGTCTTATCATGTGG GCAGGTTATGCTACCTTGGCCATAGGAACTGAGTGGATTTTTCGCCCCAAGCAAGAAGTGATCTCTCCGGTGCTTTGTAGTTACGATGTTCTTCTTTTGCTGTTAACATGTTTTTTCCTTGCATTGCTCTTGTTTCATTATCGAAATGAAATTTTTCTGTTGGGGAAAAAATGtagcaaaatttcaaaattcttttacataagaataaatttttaa